In Daphnia magna isolate NIES linkage group LG7, ASM2063170v1.1, whole genome shotgun sequence, a single genomic region encodes these proteins:
- the LOC116927461 gene encoding uncharacterized protein LOC116927461 produces MTIRQTVIIALSLFILQANFVLPSPTSTHLVKRQTLQRDSTLFLDSVGDLVVGVVNTGLRSVAALITSGNEATQKTAVAVGSAALPPLLNVTRAFTRVQQSATRLFNNTQAVLPEPGTLRDVTRRIAQGIQPSIGLVGQSVNSTFRGSSGLFGGRANTTRVNPNDIEIPDEFADFESN; encoded by the exons ATGACGATTCGCCAAACAGTGATCATAGCTCTTTCGCTTTTCATTTTACAAGCCAATTTTGTGTTGCCTAGTCCCACTTCCACACATCTG GTAAAGCGCCAAACTCTACAGAGAGATTCTACATTATTCCTAGACTCTGTTGGTGATTTGGTGGTAGGGGTTGTCAATACTG GCCTGCGGAGTGTTGCGGCCTTGATTACATCCGGAAACGAAGCCACCCAAAAGACGGCCGTG GCAGTTGGATCTGCAGCTCTGCCGCCTTTACTGAATGTCACGAGAGCTTTTACACGCGTCCAACAATCTGCCACGCGGCTCTTCAACAACACGCAAGCTGTCCTGCCAGAGCCTGGAACTTTGCGTGACGTGACAAGA cGAATTGCTCAAGGAATTCAGCCGTCCATCGGACTGGTCGGACAGTCGGTGAATAGCACGTTCCGAGGTTCGTCCGGTCTTTTTGGTGGACGAGCGAATACAACTAGAGTCAACCCTAACGATATCGAGATTCCCGACGaatttgcagattttgagagCAATTAA